From the Deinococcus sonorensis KR-87 genome, the window TGGACTACTTCCCGCGCTACGCGGTCAGCGTGGACTTCCCGCTGCCGACCCTCAGCGAGGTGGCGCAGTCGGACCTGGTGGTGGTGGTGGGCGCCGACCTGGAGCAGGAAGCGCCGGTGCTGGAACTGCGGATTCAGGAGATGCTGCGCGGCGGCCTGCTGCCCGCAGAGTTCGCCCACGGAACCGCCATCGCGGACCTGCGCCTCACCGAGCGTCCGGCCCGGCGGCGCGAGCGGCTGGCGGTGTTTCACCCCACGCCCACCCGGCTGGCGCAGCAGGCGGGCGTCCGTGCCGAGCTCGGCAGTCTGCGGGTGCTGGAAGGGCTGGCCAGCGGTACCGGCGCCGATGAGGTGCAGGCGGCGGCCCGGCTGCTGGCCGCGGCCGAGCGCCCGATCATCGTGCTGGGATCCGACGCGCTGAGCCAGGGCGGAGTGCTGCTGCACGGGCTGCTGACCGGCATGGCCACCCGCTTCGGGGCCAAGATCCTGCCGGTGCCGGCCGCCGCCAACGCGCGCGGCCTGGGGCACCTGAACCTGCTGCCGCGCGCGGGCGGCCACGGCTACGGCCAGCTGGCCCAGACTCGGGCGGCCTTCATCAGCCGGCTGGACCCGGGCGTGCGCAGCGGCGGCTTCACCATCGTCCACGACACGCACCTGACCCGCACGGCCCGGCTGGCCGACGTGGTGCTGCCGGCCGTGACCAACTACGAGAAGCGCGGCACCACCGTGAATCTGGAGGGCCGCCTGCTGCCGCTGGCCCAGGCCGCCATCGACAGTGGCGAGGGGGCCGACCTGATCCGGGCGCTGGCTGCCGTGAGCGAGGCGCTGGGCCTGAGGGCCCGGGTACGCGGTCTCAGGAGCGCCCAGACGCTGCTGCAGGAGCGCTTCGGGCTGGACGTGTCGGCGCTGCCGCCCCAGGGCCTGATCGCCTCGCTGGGGCCGCGCCACACCGCGCCCAGCACCGTGAAGGTGCACCCGCAGCTGTGGCGGCCCGGCATGCGCCGCGAGGACTTCTCTCCGCTGCCGGAACCTGCACCCGCACCTGAACTGCTGGCGGGGGACGACTGATGCCGCACTGGCTTGCCGACCTGCTGATCGTGGTGCTCAAGGGCGTGCTGGTGGCCTTCGGGCTGCTGACCACCTTCGCCTACATGACCCTGGTGGAGCGCCGGCTGCTGGCGCGCATGCAGATCCGCCTGGGGCCGAACCGCGTCGGCCCGATGGGTCTGCTGCAGCCGCTGGCCGACGCGATCAAGAGCATCTTCAAGGAAGACCTGCGCATCACCATGGCCGATCAGCTGGTGTACACCCTGGCGCCCATCGTGGCCATCGCGTGCGCGCTGACGGCCTTCGGGGGCCTGCCGGCCGGCCCCCCCAACAGCTTCTTCGGGGCCAACCCCTGGGTTTACGACCTGGACGTGGGCATCCTGGCGCTGCTGGCCATCACCAGCATGGGCGTGTACGGCATCTTCCTGGGCGGCTGGGCGTCGGGCAGCAAGTACCCGCTGCTGGGCGGCCTGAGAAGCAGCGCCCAGATGATCAGCTACGAGCTGGGCATGGGCCTCTCCATTCTGGGCCTGCTGATGCTGGTGGGCAGCACCTCCTTCCGCGCCATCACCGGCTGGCAGACGCAGCACGGCTGGCTGGTGCTGTTTCAGCTGCTCGGCTTCGTGACCTTCTTCGTGAGCAGCTTTGCCGAGACCAACCGCACCCCCTTTGACCTGCCGGAGGCCGAGCAGGAACTGGTGGCCGGCTACCTGACCGAGTACTCGGCCATCAAGTGGGCGCTCTTCCAGATGGCCGAGTACGTCAACATGATCACCGCCTCGGCGGTCATGAGCACGCTGTTCTTCGGGGGCTACCGGGGGCCGGGCTTCCTGAACGCCCTGATTCCCGGCATCTCGGAGTGGCCATTCATCTGGCTGTTTCTCAAGATCGCCGTGTTCCTGTTCATCTTCATCTGGGTGCGCGCCACCCTGCCCCGGCTGCGCTACGACCAGCTGATGCGCTTCGGCTGGAAGCTGCTGTTCCCGCTGGCGCTGGCCAACACCCTGGTGACGGCCTTCTATCTGGCGTACCTGAAGGGCTTCGGCCTGTGGCCGCTGGGCGTGCTGGGCCTGATCGGGGTGGCGCTGCTGTTCGTGGCCTCCGACCGGGTGCGCGGGCTGTGGAATACCCCCGGCAAGCGGCTGCAGGACCCGACCGCCGCGAGTCGGGCGGGGGGCGACTGATGCGGTGCGGAATGAAGTGTGGAGGTGCGTATGGGAGTGCTTGAAATCGCCAAGGGCATGGGTCTGACCCTGGGCAAGGTGTTTCAGAAACCGGTGACCGTGAGTTACCCGGAGCAGCGCGCGCAGCTCAAGCCGCGCTTCCGGGGCCGGCACGTGCTGACCCGCCACCCGGACACCGGGCTGGAGAAGTGCATCGGCTGCTCGCTGTGCGCGGCGGCCTGCCCGGCCTACGCGATCTACGTGGAGGCCGCCGAGAACGACCCGGCCCACCCCACCAGCCCCGGCGAGCGCTACGCCGCCGTGTACGAGATCAACATGCTCCGCTGCATCTTCTGCGGCATGTGCGAGGAAGCCTGCCCCACGGGCGCAGTGGTGCTGGGCAACGAGTTCGAGATGGCCGACTACCGCTACCGCGACTTCGTGTACGGCAAGGAGGACATGCTGGTGGGCGTGACCGGCAGCGTGCCGCAGCGCCGCGAGTCGGCGCGGAGCGGCAAGCCGGTGCGGCTGGGCTTCCAGGTGCCGGAAGGCCCCCGCCCCGAGCTGGAAGGAGTGACCTACAAGTGAGCATGGTCGCCTTTCTGATTCTGGCGCTGCTGACCATCGTGGGCGGCATCATCACGGTGGCGGCGCGCAACGCGGTACACGCGGCGCTGGGGCTGGTGGGCACGCTGCTCAGCGTGGCCGGGCTGTACGCCACCATGAGCGCCAGCTTTCTGGCCACCGTGCAGGTCGTGGTGTACGCCGGAGCCATCATGGTGCTGTTCCTGTTTGTGATCATGCTGCTGGACGCCAACCGCCCGGTGCAGGAGGAGAACCGGATTCCCTACCTGACCGAGGTGGCGGCCATCGGGGGCGGCCTGCTGGCGGCGGCCTTTGTGGTGCTGGCCATCACGTACAGAGACCCCAAGCCGCTGGCGCAGAGCGCGGCGGCCCTGCAGAACGGCGCGCCGGGGCCGGTGGGGGAGGCGCTGCTGACCCGCTTCCTGCTGCCGTTCGAGGCGGTCAGCATCCTGCTGCTGGTGGCGGTGGTCGGCTCGGTGGCGCTGGTGCAGCGCCCCGCCGTGCAGCCGGACCCGGTGGCCGAGCCGGAACTGGCCCGCGCCGGCGAGCGCCAGGAGGTGGGCGCGTGAGCCGCCCGGCCCTGGCCTCCGCCTTCCGCCCCTCCTTCCTCTCCCTCCGGAGGCCCGCATGACCCCCACCTCCGCCTACATCGCCCTGTCGGGCATCCTGTTCGCCATCGGCATGTTCGGTGTGATGACGCGCCGCACCGCCGTGATGGTGTTCCTGAGCGTGGAGCTGATGCTGAACGCCGCCAACCTGTCGCTGGTGGCCTTCGCGCGTGCCTGGGGCGACCTGACCGCCCAGACCGCCGTGTTCATCGTGATGACGCTGGCCGCCGCCGAGGTCGCCATCGGCCTCGCCATCATCGTGGCCATCTTCCGCAAGCGCGAGACCACCAACGTGGACCAGCTCGCCAGCCTGAAGGGATAACAGCATGCCCCTGTACCTGCTTCCGCTGTTTCCCCTGATCGGGTTCGTGCTGCTGATCTGTTTCGGGCGGGCCTTCCGCGGCGCGCTCGGCGGCGTGATCGGCTCGGTCGCCGTGGCGGCCAGCTTCGTGGTGGCGCTGCTGCTGGTGCTGAACCTGTCGGGCCCCACCCACGAGGTGCTGTGGACCTGGCTGCCCAACATGGCGCAGAACAGCAACCTGAAGGTCGGCCTGTACCTGGACCGGCTGTCCGCGATGATGTGTCTGATCATCACCGGTATCGGCACCCTGATCCACATCTATTCCATCTCGTACATGCGCGGCGACCGGCGCTACACCCGCTTCTTCGCCTTCCTGAACTTCTTCGTGGCCATGATGCTGATTCTGGTGCTGGCCGACAGCTACCCGCTGATGTTCGTGGGCTGGGAAGGGGTGGGCATGGCCAGCTACCTGCTGATCGGGTTCTGGTACTCGGGCCGCAACAGCGAGCAGAGCGCCGGAGCGCTGCGCGAAGCGAGCGACCAGGAGGGCGTGGCCAACAGCAATGCCGCCCGCAAGGCCTTCATCATGAACCGCGTTGGCGACCTGGGCTTCATGCTCGGCATGTTCCTGATGTACAAGGCTTACGGCACCCTGGTGATTCCGGAGCTGATGCAGCAGGGCGAGGCGCTGGCCCAGGCCGGGCGGAGCGTCATCGAACTGATGTGCCTGTTCCTGCTGGTCGGGGCCATCGGCAAGAGCGGTCAGCTGCCGCTCACCACCTGGCTGCCCGACGCGATGGCCGGCCCCACGCCAGTCTCGGCGCTGATCCACGCGGCCACCATGGTCACGGCCGGCGTGTACCTGATCTCGCGCACGCACTTCCTCTACGACCTCGCGCCCGGCGCCAGCCTGTGGGTCGCCTGGGTAGGCGGCCTGACCGCGCTGTACGGGGCCATCTCGGCGCTCAACCAGTACGACATCAAGAAGATCCTGGCCTACAGCACCGTATCGCAGCTGGGGTACATGTTCATGGCGGTGGGGCTGCACAGCTACACGGCGGGGCTGTTTCACCTGCTCACCCATGCCTTCTTCAAGGCGCTGCTGTTCCTGGCGGCGGGCGCAGTCATTCACGCGCTGCACGAGCAGCAGGACGTGCGCGAAATGGGCGGCCTGCACCGGCGCATGCCGTTCGCACATCTGGTGAGTCTGGCGGGCGTGCTGGCCATCTCGGGCATTCCGATCTGGAGCGGCTTCTTTTCCAAGGACAGCATCCTGACCAGCGCGTATGAGCAGAACCTGCCGCTGTACCTGATCGGGCTGCTGGTGGCCCTGCTGACCGCCTTCTACATGGGCCGCTGGTATTTCCTGGTGTGGCGCGGCGAGTACCGGGGGCACGCGCACCCGCACGAGTCGGACGCGGTCATCAACGCGCCGCTGGGCGTGCTGGCCGCGCTCGCCACTTTGGGCGGCTTCCTGAACATTCCCGGCTTCCTGGGCGGAAGTCAGGCGCTCAGCCGCTGGCTCTCGGCGGCGGTGCCGTTCGAGGCGCACGAGCTTGCCATCAGCACCGAGTGGGGCCTGACCATTGCGGCGGTGGCCGCCGGGGTGCTGGGCCTGCTGGGGGCCTTCCTGCTGTACCGCCGGCAGGCCATCACCGACGTGCCGCTGCGTGAGCTGAGCCGCAACTCGCTGTACCTCGACCAGCTCTACGACACCGTGTTCAACCGACCGGCACGCGGCATTGCCGGCGGCCTGGACCTGATGGACCGGGGCGTGGACGGCACGGTGCAGGGCATCGGAGAGAACGTGGGCGCGGTGGGCCACGTGTTCACCTTCTGGCAGAGCGGCTTTGTGCGCAGCTACGCGGTCAGCATGCTGCTCGGCACGGTGGTGCTGGTGGGGTACTGGGCCGTGAAGGCCCTGGGAGGCCTGGGATGATCCACGTGTTTCTGTTCCTTCCGATGCTGGCCAGCCTGCTGCTGATGATCACGCCGGTGCGCTGGCGCGAGGAGGTGGCCGGCTTCGCGGCGGCGGCCACCCTCGGCATCGGGCTGTGGATGTGGGGGGCCGGCGGCGCGGCCCTGTTCTCGGTCGGCTGGATTCCGGCGCTCGGCGTCACGTACTCGGTGGCGCTGGACGGGGTCAGCCTGCTGCTGGCCCTGATCACCGCCCTGATGACCTTCGTGGCGATCATCTACACCGCGCGGCGCATTCATAACCCCGGCACCATGCTCAGCCTGATCCTGGCGATGGAGACCGGCCTGCTGGGCATCTATGCCGCCCGCGACTTCGTGCTGTTCTACGTGTTCTTCGAGGACGCCCTCATTCCGGCGCTGCTGATGCTGGCCATCTACGGCAAGACGCACCGCATGGCCGCCCTGATCAAGTTCGGAGCCTACACGCTGCTCGGCAGCATGCTGATGCTGGTGAGCATCATCGGCTACAAGGCGCTGGGCGGCAGCCCCAGCTTCGCACTGAGCGACCTGATCGCCAACCCGGTGAAAGGCGCGGCGCAGACCTGGCTGTACCTGGGCTTCCTGGCGGCCATGGCGGTGAAGTTGCCGCTGTTTCCGCTGCACGCGTGGCTGCCCGCCTACCACGAGCAGAACCACGACAGCGGCGTGGCCGACGTGATGGGCACGCTCTACAAGGTGGGCGCCTACGGCCTCTTCCGCTTCGGCGTCACGCTGTTTCCGGACGCCAGCCTGGAACTGCGCCCGGTGCTGATGGCGCTGGCGGCCTTCACCGCCATCTACGCGGCCTGGGTGGCCTTCCACCAGACCGACTGGAAGCGGCTGCTGGCCTACGCGGGCCTCAGCCACATGGGGCTGGTGGGCCTGGGCATCTTCAGCCTCAACGAAACGGCCATGATCGGGGCGCTGTACCTGCTGGCCTTCCAGAACGTCTACACCGGCGCGCTGTTCCTGGCCGCCGGCATGGTGCAGGAGCGGGTCGGCAGCCTCAGCACCCGGGTGGGCGGCCTGATGACCCAGGCGCCCATCCTCTCGGGCGTCACCATGAGCCTGTGGTTCGCCAGCATCGCGGTGCCGGGGCTGGCCGGCTTTATCGGTGAGTTCAGCGTGCTGCTGGGCGCCTATCAGGTGAGCCCGTGGCTGGCCTTCATTGCGGGGCTCTCCACCATCGCGGCGGCCGTGTATGCGCTCAGCGCATACCAGACCACCTACTGGCAGGCCAGACCGCTGGGGGCCATCCGGGTGCTGGACCTGCAACACACCGAGTGGCTGGTGCTGGGCGCCCCGCTCGCGGTGGCGATCTTCTTCGGGGTGTACTCGGGGCCGGCCCTCAACCTGATTCAGCCGGTGGTTCGTGCCCTGATCGGAGGCGGTGCCTGATGCAACTTCCCGACGTTTCGCTGCTGCCGATGCTCCCCATCCTGCTGGTGCTGCTGGGGGCGGTGGCGGCCACGGTGCTGGGCTTCACGCTGCACCGCCGCAGCGTGGCGGTGCTGGCCATCATCACGCTGCTGCTGAGTGCCGTCAGCCTGGTCCCGCTGTGGAACCGGGGCCTGAGTGCCTTTAACGGCAGCCTGCAGGCCGACAATCCGGCGCTGGCGCTGGCCTTCGTGCTGCTGCTGGGCGGGGCCCTGACGCTGCTGGTCAGCCTGGACACCGCCTACCGGGCGCGGCTGAGCTTCCCGGAGTTCGACGCGATGCTGCTGTATGCCCTCAGCGGCACCCTGATCATCGCCTTTGCCGGCGACCTGATCACCCTGCTGATCGGGCTGGAGGTCATGAGCTTGTCCGGCTACGTGCTGGTCACCCTGCAGGACAGCCGCCGCAGCGACGAGAGCGGCCTGAAGTACTTCCTGCTGGGCGCCACCGGCAGCGCCATCCTGATCTACGGCATCGCGCTCACCTACGGGGCCACCGGCAGCCTGAACTTCGCCGGGATCGCCTCGGCGGTCAGCGGCCTGCAGACCCTCAACCAGCCGCTGCTCACGGCGGGCGCGGTGCTGCTGCTGTGCGGCTTCGGCTTCAAGGTGGCGCTGGCGCCGTTCCACCAGTGGACGCCGGACGTGTACAGCGGCGCGCCCACGGTGGTGAGCCTGTTCCTGAGCACGGTGGTCAAGGTGGCGGCCTTCGCCGGGCTGCTGCGGGTGTTCGGCGGGGCGCTGCTGCACGCGCCCGGCTGGGCGGCGGCGCTGGCGGTGCTCACGGCGGCCACGCTGGTGGTGGGCAACCTGGCGGCCATGTTCCAGCAGAACTTCAAGCGGCTGCTGGCGTACTCGGCGGTGGCCCAGACCGGCTTCCTGGCGCTGACGCTGCTGGGTCGGCCCGAGCAGGGTGGCCCGGCGCTCAGCTACTACCTGCTGGTGTACACCCTCACAACGGCGGCGGCGCTGGCGGTGGTGGCGGCGCTGCAGCGCTCCGAGGCGGGCCTGGAGATCAACGACATGCGCGGGCTGTACTACCGGCACCCCGGCTACGCGGTGGCGCTGGCCATCTGTCTGGCCAGTCTGGCGGGCCTGCCGCCGTTCGCCGGCTTCATGGCCAAGTACATGGCCTTCCAGGTGGCCTTCCAGAACGGCTACGCCTGGGTGGCGGTCATCGCGGCGCTGAGCAGCATCGCGGCCTTCGTGTACTACATGCGGGTGGCGGCGCTGATGTTCATGCCGGACCGCACGCCCGCCCGCGAGTACAACGGGGTCCGGCCTGCCACCACCTTCAGCGTGGCGTTGGGTGTGGCGGCCATCACGGCGCTGGGCATCCTTCCGAACCTGGCCTACGGCTGGGTGGCCTACCCGGACATCTGGACCCGGCTGGCCGGGACCTGAGCCGGACCGCTACACCCCGTTGCGGTACTTGCTGCGAAACCGCATTCTGGACGCCCGCTCGATCAGTTCGGCGGGCGTCTGCACGTCGGGGCCGGTCAGCGCATAGCCCAGGCTGGCGTGCACCACACGTTCGGTGCCGCCGCTGCGGCCCAGCACCTCGCCCATCCGTTCGGCGGTGCGGGCCAGCTGCTGCGCCTCGGCGTCGTCCAGCAGCACCGCGAACTCGTCCGGGCCCCAGCGGAACACCATGCTGCCGCGCCGCCGGGCGCCCCGCCGCTGGGCAGCCAGTTCACGCATCAGCTGCTGTTCCGCCTGCGTGGCCAGCGTCCCGCTGACGGCCCGCAGCGGGCTCAGGTCCACCAGCAGCAGGCCGATCGGGCGCTCCTCCCGCGTCTGCCAGCGGTGTTCGATGGCCCGGGTGAAGGCCAGCCGGTTGCCCAGGCCGGTGAGCGGGTCGCGGGTCACGAGGTTCTGCAGCTGCCACCAGCGTTCCAGCGCGACCAGCAGCGTGCCCAGAATCGCGCACAGCGACAGGGTGACGCCGGGGAACTGCACGTTGGCCACCCACAGCGGCCCCGAGAACAGTACCGCTCCGCCGGCCAGCGCCGGCCCCCAGAATCCGCGCAGCAGCACGGTGGCGAGCGCCGCTGCCACACCTAGCAGCAGTTCGGCCCACATCGGCATCCGCCGAAACGGCGCCGAGAGCAGCGACGAGACGGCCCGCGCCTGCAGCGCCACCTGCGGCACCGTGCGGCGGGCCACATCCTGCGCGGCTGGGCTGCCCTGCGCCGTCAGGCCGATCAAGACCACCCGGCCCTGCAGCTGAGCGCGGCTCAGGCCCGGCGTGCCGCTGATCAGCCTCAGGAACGACAGGGTGGGCAGCGAGCCGGTCGCATGATCCGGGTAGCGCAGCGTCCGGCGCTGCAACGAGGGCGCCACCGTCACGTTGGCCGCCGCACCCAGCTGAGCGCTGAAGCTGGCCACCAGCTGACCGCCGTTCAGACGCCCGCCGGTCTGGAAGCTGCGGACCACGCCGTCCGGGTCCAGATTGACGCTGGACAGGCCGAAGGCGGGCGGGGTCGCGCCGCGCAGCAGCGGATTCCGCTGGCCGGTGGGGTCATCCGGCGGGGTGGCCAGCACCACCGGCGCCCGACGTCACCGCCTGCCGCACTGCCTCGTCGCCGGGGGCGGGGCCGCGGAGCGGGACATCCAGCCCCACCGCCTGGACGCCCGCCTCATTCAGGGTGGTGAGGGCGCGCGCATACAGGGTGCGGTCCCAGCGGTCCGGGGCGCCGTAGGCGCGCACGGTGGCGTCGTCAATGCCCACCACCAGCACGCGCGGGTCCAGGCGGGAGGGCAGGCCCCGGTTTAGGGCGTCCCAGAGGGCCGGGTTCTGCGGCAGGGCCAGCACCAGCAGGGTGGAGCCCAACAGGGCGAGCGGCACATTCAGCCGGATCAGGGTGGTGCCGGGCAACCTAAACCGGTACATCCGCCCCAGATCCGGCGCGGGGTGAAGGCAGGTTTCCACAGCCCGGCGTGTCCACCTTCTCATTTTAGAGGAAATTTGTCACAAAACGTATACTGATGGGCGTGCTATTGGGGGTAGAGGACGCGATCAAGGATTATGGGACGCGCTCGGTGCTGGACGGCGTGTCTGTCCAGATCGAGCCTGGGGACCGGCTGGCGCTGGTGGGCCGCAACGGGGCGGGCAAAAGCACCCTGCTGCGGCTGCTGACCGGGGAGGTGCCGCCGGACGCCGGTATCGTGCGGCGCGGGCCGGGGGTGCGGGTGCGCTCGCTGGCCCAGGACCCGGTGTTTCCGGAGGGCAGCACGGTGGATCAGGTGATGGAGGCCGCCTTCCGCGACCTGGACCTGCTGGAAGCGGAGCTGAACGAGGCGGCGGAGCAGATGGTCGGCGGCAGCGAGGCGAGCATCCTGCACCACGCGCAGCTGCTGGAGCAGTTCGGGCGGCGCGGCGGGTACGAGCGCCGCAGCCGCAAGGAGGGCGTGGGGCTGGCCTTCGGCTTCCGCGGCCGCGAACACGAGCTGGTCAGCGGCCTCTCGGGGGGCGAGCGCACCCGGCTGGGGTTGGCTGCCCTGCTGGTGGAGAACCCGGACGTGCTGCTGCTGGACGAGCCGACCAACCACCTGGACATTCAGATGGTGGAATGGCTGGAGCGCTTCCTGAGCGGCTACCGCGGCGCCATGCTGCTGATCAGCCACGACCGGGCCTTCCTGGACGCGGTCAGCACCCAGACCGCCTACCTGTCGGGCGGCACGCTGAAGGTGTACCCGGGCAACTACTCGCGCTTCCGTGAGCAGCTGGAAGCGGACCTGGAGCGGCAGCGGCAGCGCTACGCCATCGAGTCGCGGCAGATCGCCACCCTGCAGGCCAGCGCCGACCGCATGAAGATCTGGGGCCTGGGCATGAGCAAGCTGGCCCGCCGCGCCAAAAGCATGCAGACGCGGGTGGACCGGATGCAGGCGGCGGCCACCGCCGCGCCGCCCCCGCCGGAGCGGCGGCTGTCTAGCATCGTGTTTCACGCGCCCCAGAGCGGCGACCTGGTGCTGGACGCCCAGCACCTGACCCGCACGGTGGAGGGCCGCACCCTGTTCCGGGACGTGAACGTGCAGCTGCGCCGGGGCGACCGGGTAGCGCTGATTGGGCGCAACGGCGCCGGCAAGACCACCCTGCTCAAGACCCTGCTGGGGCTGGCGCCCAGCGACGATCCCCGGGCCAGCGTCCGCACCGGGGCGCGGGTGACGGTGGGCTACTACGACCAGCAACTGCGCGGCGTGGACGAGCACGCCACCCTCTATGACGAGGCCCGCAGCTACGTGGAAAAGGACGCCCAGGCACACGACCTGCTCGGCACCTACCTGTTTCCCTATGACCAGCACGACAAGCGGGTCAGCACCCTGTCGGGCGGCGAGCGGGCGCGGCTGGCGCTGCTGAAGCTGGCCCAGGAGGACCACAACCTGCTGGTGCTGGACGAGCCGACCAACCACCTGGATATGGAGATGCTGGAGACGCTGGAAGCGGCGCTCGACGACTTCCACGGCACGCTGCTGATGATCAGCCACGACCGCCGGCTGGTGGAGAACCTCGCCGACCAGATCTGGCTGATCGAGGACGGGCAGTTCTACAGCTACCCGGGCGGCTACAGCTACTACAAGGAAAAGCACCGGCCGGCTGAGGTGGCGGCGCCGGTGAAGGCGGCGCTCAGTGCCCCGGAGAAGCCGAAAGGCAAGGGCCTGTGGCACCTGAAGCGCGAGGCCGAGGCGATTGAGGCCGAGATTGCCGCGCTGGAGGAGCAGCTGAACGCCGCCCACGACGCGCTGGCCTCCGCTGGCCCAGACGCCGACTTCGCCGCGCTGGGTGAGGCCGCCCACCTCCTGGAGCAGCAGCTGGAGCAGAAAATGGACGACTGGGCCAGGGTGCAGGGCGAGGTGGAGGCCAGGGGGTAGGGGAGAGGGCTAAACAGCAGCGCGGTCCCTACACCAGGGGCCGCGCTGCTGCCTGTGAGGTGCAGGGCGGGTGGACCGCCTCTGCCCCTCAGTCCGCCACGCCCGCCACTTCCACCGGCAGTGCCACGCCCTGCATCTTCAGCGCGGCCTCGGTCCAGCCCTCGTCGCTGAGGTGGCGGTACAGGTGCGCCCACTGCCAGCGCCGGTACGCGGCCGCCTGCGCCGGCGCGCCGCGTTCCCGCCCGGTGTATCCGCCCAGATCGTCCAGCGTGCGCGGCCCCCAGGCAAAACTGACCCGTCCAGTACCGGCCGCAGCTGCGGCCAGCCAGCGGCCCAGCGTGTCTTCCGGCGGCAGGCCATACAGCACCACCTCGCCGCTCAGCCGGGCGTCTGGCCCCAGCAGCTGCACGCCGGGAATGTTCTCGGTCAGGTACTCGGCCACCTTGCCCTCGGCATAGGCGTTGGCGCCCGCCCGCAGGTGCTGCATGGCAGACTTGGGGTCCAGGCGCGGCAGGGAGAGCGAGGACGCCCCCTCACCGGCCAGGTCCAGCGGCGCCGCCGGGCGCAGGCCCTCCAGCATCAGCTCGGTGCGGACCCGGCCCCGGAATT encodes:
- a CDS encoding molybdopterin-dependent oxidoreductase, yielding MTSGRFGHVFASEQRLTTPLIRGEEGELVPASWDAAIRVMQAGLAGLDPSELAVYLHGDSTMEEGVAAEALATLTGTRHLDYFPRYAVSVDFPLPTLSEVAQSDLVVVVGADLEQEAPVLELRIQEMLRGGLLPAEFAHGTAIADLRLTERPARRRERLAVFHPTPTRLAQQAGVRAELGSLRVLEGLASGTGADEVQAAARLLAAAERPIIVLGSDALSQGGVLLHGLLTGMATRFGAKILPVPAAANARGLGHLNLLPRAGGHGYGQLAQTRAAFISRLDPGVRSGGFTIVHDTHLTRTARLADVVLPAVTNYEKRGTTVNLEGRLLPLAQAAIDSGEGADLIRALAAVSEALGLRARVRGLRSAQTLLQERFGLDVSALPPQGLIASLGPRHTAPSTVKVHPQLWRPGMRREDFSPLPEPAPAPELLAGDD
- the nuoH gene encoding NADH-quinone oxidoreductase subunit NuoH yields the protein MPHWLADLLIVVLKGVLVAFGLLTTFAYMTLVERRLLARMQIRLGPNRVGPMGLLQPLADAIKSIFKEDLRITMADQLVYTLAPIVAIACALTAFGGLPAGPPNSFFGANPWVYDLDVGILALLAITSMGVYGIFLGGWASGSKYPLLGGLRSSAQMISYELGMGLSILGLLMLVGSTSFRAITGWQTQHGWLVLFQLLGFVTFFVSSFAETNRTPFDLPEAEQELVAGYLTEYSAIKWALFQMAEYVNMITASAVMSTLFFGGYRGPGFLNALIPGISEWPFIWLFLKIAVFLFIFIWVRATLPRLRYDQLMRFGWKLLFPLALANTLVTAFYLAYLKGFGLWPLGVLGLIGVALLFVASDRVRGLWNTPGKRLQDPTAASRAGGD
- the nuoI gene encoding NADH-quinone oxidoreductase subunit NuoI; this translates as MGVLEIAKGMGLTLGKVFQKPVTVSYPEQRAQLKPRFRGRHVLTRHPDTGLEKCIGCSLCAAACPAYAIYVEAAENDPAHPTSPGERYAAVYEINMLRCIFCGMCEEACPTGAVVLGNEFEMADYRYRDFVYGKEDMLVGVTGSVPQRRESARSGKPVRLGFQVPEGPRPELEGVTYK
- a CDS encoding NADH-quinone oxidoreductase subunit J family protein, which produces MVAFLILALLTIVGGIITVAARNAVHAALGLVGTLLSVAGLYATMSASFLATVQVVVYAGAIMVLFLFVIMLLDANRPVQEENRIPYLTEVAAIGGGLLAAAFVVLAITYRDPKPLAQSAAALQNGAPGPVGEALLTRFLLPFEAVSILLLVAVVGSVALVQRPAVQPDPVAEPELARAGERQEVGA
- the nuoK gene encoding NADH-quinone oxidoreductase subunit NuoK — protein: MTPTSAYIALSGILFAIGMFGVMTRRTAVMVFLSVELMLNAANLSLVAFARAWGDLTAQTAVFIVMTLAAAEVAIGLAIIVAIFRKRETTNVDQLASLKG
- the nuoL gene encoding NADH-quinone oxidoreductase subunit L, encoding MPLYLLPLFPLIGFVLLICFGRAFRGALGGVIGSVAVAASFVVALLLVLNLSGPTHEVLWTWLPNMAQNSNLKVGLYLDRLSAMMCLIITGIGTLIHIYSISYMRGDRRYTRFFAFLNFFVAMMLILVLADSYPLMFVGWEGVGMASYLLIGFWYSGRNSEQSAGALREASDQEGVANSNAARKAFIMNRVGDLGFMLGMFLMYKAYGTLVIPELMQQGEALAQAGRSVIELMCLFLLVGAIGKSGQLPLTTWLPDAMAGPTPVSALIHAATMVTAGVYLISRTHFLYDLAPGASLWVAWVGGLTALYGAISALNQYDIKKILAYSTVSQLGYMFMAVGLHSYTAGLFHLLTHAFFKALLFLAAGAVIHALHEQQDVREMGGLHRRMPFAHLVSLAGVLAISGIPIWSGFFSKDSILTSAYEQNLPLYLIGLLVALLTAFYMGRWYFLVWRGEYRGHAHPHESDAVINAPLGVLAALATLGGFLNIPGFLGGSQALSRWLSAAVPFEAHELAISTEWGLTIAAVAAGVLGLLGAFLLYRRQAITDVPLRELSRNSLYLDQLYDTVFNRPARGIAGGLDLMDRGVDGTVQGIGENVGAVGHVFTFWQSGFVRSYAVSMLLGTVVLVGYWAVKALGGLG
- a CDS encoding NADH-quinone oxidoreductase subunit M, coding for MIHVFLFLPMLASLLLMITPVRWREEVAGFAAAATLGIGLWMWGAGGAALFSVGWIPALGVTYSVALDGVSLLLALITALMTFVAIIYTARRIHNPGTMLSLILAMETGLLGIYAARDFVLFYVFFEDALIPALLMLAIYGKTHRMAALIKFGAYTLLGSMLMLVSIIGYKALGGSPSFALSDLIANPVKGAAQTWLYLGFLAAMAVKLPLFPLHAWLPAYHEQNHDSGVADVMGTLYKVGAYGLFRFGVTLFPDASLELRPVLMALAAFTAIYAAWVAFHQTDWKRLLAYAGLSHMGLVGLGIFSLNETAMIGALYLLAFQNVYTGALFLAAGMVQERVGSLSTRVGGLMTQAPILSGVTMSLWFASIAVPGLAGFIGEFSVLLGAYQVSPWLAFIAGLSTIAAAVYALSAYQTTYWQARPLGAIRVLDLQHTEWLVLGAPLAVAIFFGVYSGPALNLIQPVVRALIGGGA
- a CDS encoding NADH-quinone oxidoreductase subunit N, coding for MMQLPDVSLLPMLPILLVLLGAVAATVLGFTLHRRSVAVLAIITLLLSAVSLVPLWNRGLSAFNGSLQADNPALALAFVLLLGGALTLLVSLDTAYRARLSFPEFDAMLLYALSGTLIIAFAGDLITLLIGLEVMSLSGYVLVTLQDSRRSDESGLKYFLLGATGSAILIYGIALTYGATGSLNFAGIASAVSGLQTLNQPLLTAGAVLLLCGFGFKVALAPFHQWTPDVYSGAPTVVSLFLSTVVKVAAFAGLLRVFGGALLHAPGWAAALAVLTAATLVVGNLAAMFQQNFKRLLAYSAVAQTGFLALTLLGRPEQGGPALSYYLLVYTLTTAAALAVVAALQRSEAGLEINDMRGLYYRHPGYAVALAICLASLAGLPPFAGFMAKYMAFQVAFQNGYAWVAVIAALSSIAAFVYYMRVAALMFMPDRTPAREYNGVRPATTFSVALGVAAITALGILPNLAYGWVAYPDIWTRLAGT